The region TATCACCACTCCGCTGCTGCAGTTGCGAGTGTGGCTGCGTGAACCCGATCCTCACACCCCGGCCATCCAGCGCCAGGACGAAATCGGCGACCTGGCACGCCAGCTCCACGCCCGTCTGGCCCCGGAAGCACCTGAGCCAGAGCCTGAGCCAGAAGAGCAGGACGAGATCGACGACGACGTTGAAGACAACGAGCCGACCTTCGAAGTCCGCAATCTGCGCGACCCGAGTTTTGATGAGGCACCTGCAGCACCGGCGCCTAAAGCGGCACCGCGCCAGGTGATCAGCACCGAAGAAGACGACGACAACGAAGAAGACCCGTTTGCAGACCTGCGCGACACCGGCACTGCGGTACCGGTTGTCCTGAGCAAGCCACAACCTTCAGCACCGGCCACGCCACAGCCAAGCGCCGTGCTTGCGGTACAACTGGGTGCACAGGAACAACTGCGACGCCTGCCCCGCGCCCGTCTGATGGAATTGCTGGAACGTTACCGCGACTGCCTGAACCAGGCGGCCTCGCTGTACCAAAGCGAGCTGCACACACTGAACGATGGCAGCACACTGATGCTGTTCCACAGCGAAGACAGCGGTGACGACTACCTGACCAACGCCATTTGCTGCGGTGAACTGCTACGCGCCCTGGGTCATGCCTTGCAGATCGAAGTCGCCGATAGCGGCATCACCCTGCAATTGCAGCTGGGTCTGGTGCTGGGTGAAGGCATGAACGGCTTGAGCCAGATAGACCTGCTACTGACCGAGACGGCCCAGGATGCCCTGGCGCTCTCGCAACACAGCCGCAACCTGCTGCTGGTTGAGCGCAAGATCAGCGACGACCCGCTGATCCGTCAGCGCGCTCGTATCCGCCCGATTGCCAGCCCTGAAGGTGCCTGCTGCGTTGAGCGCCTGATGGAGCCGTACCCGTCCATGCTTGAGCGCCAGTTGGCGCGGATGCATGAGACCCGCGTCTAAAGCACCGTCACAATAAAAGCCCCTCACCCTGACCCTCTCCCCCGAGGGAGGGGGCAGGGGCTTTTATCTGGCCCAAAAAAAATCCCGCACACCAGCGGGATTTTCAAAAGCGTTGATCACTGTCTCAGAAACGGAACACTTCCAGATCAGTGCGGATCGGTGAAGCCATCGGGATTTTTGGTCTGTCGGCGCTTTTCTTGGGGGCCGGCTTTGATTCGGGTTTGCGCGGCTCAACAAGCGGCGGCTGGTTGGCCAGTGGTTTGAGGGCCACTGCCAGTTGCTCACTCAATTGCTGCAACAACTCACCTTGAGCCTTGACCTGATCGGCCGTGCTGCCTTCGTGCAGCTTTT is a window of Pseudomonas taetrolens DNA encoding:
- a CDS encoding AhpA/YtjB family protein, translating into MNRPSPVKTDNFFLLIFRALRDRRIPLALRIASHNVILVALALVIYAVVMGLQFKQAMHEQADALGQSLTTQTATSATELLVSNDILSLNVLLNNLTKNPLVAHAAIYSVDNRILAEAGERPKNSLLGETEGVYQTKITFQDVTAGHLRISLDMQQFEQPMTISLQSMGILSAILLALALALSLRLGRHITTPLLQLRVWLREPDPHTPAIQRQDEIGDLARQLHARLAPEAPEPEPEPEEQDEIDDDVEDNEPTFEVRNLRDPSFDEAPAAPAPKAAPRQVISTEEDDDNEEDPFADLRDTGTAVPVVLSKPQPSAPATPQPSAVLAVQLGAQEQLRRLPRARLMELLERYRDCLNQAASLYQSELHTLNDGSTLMLFHSEDSGDDYLTNAICCGELLRALGHALQIEVADSGITLQLQLGLVLGEGMNGLSQIDLLLTETAQDALALSQHSRNLLLVERKISDDPLIRQRARIRPIASPEGACCVERLMEPYPSMLERQLARMHETRV